A part of Desulfobacter sp. genomic DNA contains:
- a CDS encoding DUF362 domain-containing protein: MGKPVSVTDIPFESYEHSVPLILDRIGAAGLLSEKDLILLKPNLVNASPFPVTTSPDLCRAVIRYIRGCSHARIVIAEGCGDAVLETGEIYSTLGYDRLARETGIELLDLNHAPVQRLQYPGNKIFPEFFLPEIAKTAFIFSLPVLKAHSLAQITGTLKNMMGFAPPQYYSGGGFWKKARFHQHIQQSIIELNRYILPDLTLMDASVGLSQYHLGGPLCDPPAARLIAGTNPFELDRAAAGFLGLEQDAIPHIQPPG; this comes from the coding sequence GTGGGTAAGCCAGTCTCAGTCACAGACATTCCCTTTGAGTCCTATGAACACAGTGTCCCGCTAATTCTTGACAGAATCGGCGCAGCTGGTCTGCTGTCTGAAAAGGACCTTATTCTGCTCAAGCCCAACCTGGTCAACGCCAGCCCCTTTCCGGTCACCACCTCCCCGGACCTATGCCGGGCGGTGATCCGGTATATACGGGGCTGCTCCCATGCCAGGATAGTCATTGCAGAGGGATGCGGGGATGCAGTGCTGGAAACCGGCGAAATATACAGCACACTGGGTTATGACCGCCTGGCCCGGGAAACAGGCATCGAGCTTCTTGATCTCAACCACGCTCCGGTACAGCGGCTGCAGTACCCTGGGAACAAAATTTTCCCGGAATTTTTCCTTCCTGAGATTGCAAAAACCGCATTTATTTTTTCCCTGCCCGTGCTCAAGGCCCACTCCCTTGCCCAGATCACCGGCACCCTGAAAAACATGATGGGCTTTGCACCTCCCCAATACTATTCCGGCGGCGGATTTTGGAAAAAAGCACGCTTTCACCAGCACATTCAACAATCCATTATCGAACTGAACCGGTACATTCTGCCGGACCTCACCCTAATGGACGCCAGTGTGGGCTTAAGCCAATACCACCTGGGCGGCCCGCTCTGCGATCCGCCCGCCGCCCGCCTTATCGCAGGCACAAATCCCTTTGAACTGGACCGGGCAGCCGCCGGCTTCCTCGGCCTGGAACAGGACGCCATTCCCCATATCCAGCCCCCCGGTTAA
- a CDS encoding acyl-CoA thioesterase: MPDRKCAADSCVLISRVMLPEDANPAGIVHGGVIMKEIDNAAGVAAVRHTRNICVTASIDRLDFHKPAFIGNLITVKASVNMTGRTSMEIGVRVEAEDLLAGTKTHLASAYLTFVALGKDHRPAPVPPLEPSTPEEVRRHKEALTRRALRLSEKQREGECQTNSSKC; the protein is encoded by the coding sequence ATGCCCGACCGTAAATGTGCTGCTGATTCCTGTGTACTGATCTCCCGCGTCATGCTCCCTGAAGATGCCAACCCCGCCGGTATTGTACACGGCGGGGTCATTATGAAGGAAATTGACAATGCCGCTGGCGTTGCCGCAGTGCGCCACACCCGGAATATCTGTGTGACCGCATCCATCGACCGGCTGGATTTCCATAAGCCCGCGTTCATCGGCAACCTGATCACGGTCAAGGCCAGCGTGAACATGACCGGCCGCACCTCAATGGAAATCGGGGTGCGGGTGGAAGCCGAAGACCTTCTGGCCGGCACCAAGACCCATCTGGCATCGGCCTACCTTACCTTTGTGGCCCTCGGCAAGGACCACCGGCCGGCACCGGTGCCGCCCCTGGAGCCGTCCACCCCCGAAGAGGTCCGCCGCCATAAGGAGGCCTTGACCCGAAGGGCGCTGCGGCTGTCGGAAAAACAAAGGGAAGGGGAATGCCAGACAAATAGCAGCAAATGTTAA